The following are encoded in a window of Danio aesculapii chromosome 12, fDanAes4.1, whole genome shotgun sequence genomic DNA:
- the myocd gene encoding myocardin isoform X2 yields the protein MTLLSSEHSVLIRSKFKSALKSPAAFHEQRKNLERSKNGEYLKHKIRSRSEKSELVNMRILHDGDGPAVDTHSRLKRVRLTEQNMSPVQEDTDTVNDGSQQDSYAFEEDSSSEESLLENKSSGSCSPAAESSRQHGSQIKDGSSQNQDENMTNGQENPPVPVPAIVKSKMSEKNRHKKPKDMKPKVKKLKYHQYIPPDQKAERSPAPQMDSAYARLLQQQQLFLQLQILSQQKQQMQTQQTHAQMQTQQSFSYHTLGTHTHNKQASEAQASCSSSVHTSTSSSSSNSSSPVKNSYCSSISPVRPAPLPANLDDLKVSELRQQLRVRGLPVSGTKTALIQRLRPFRDSSCGSPLGPGDPGSSTFPASSFQPPPPSAGLHPFCSSTPPASPASSDLSISADSFSDATVSPFGTQPSPAHTEHTPDAEKDKMLLEKQKVIEELMWRLQQEQRQVEELRTQLHRRRLEPHTHTHTPFCSAVVKQEPLSSSCVELQTSGGVCAFLSPQCSPQEPPLNKPCSSPQSTHTSPAHTHLLTHTLNHNNTNSSSRSGIQLQQKSSAPPLSCSYSSEQRPVQLYCSPSENSVSSRAAAKSRSAAPQREARSPSSPAVFCSSDCPASVSKRPPCYQDAVKQQMVRSQQMDELLDVLIESGVSPSGGRFHRPYDTHTDVQLEALLHRTHSQTHTQTHIDPSAPAELLMEPLSPSAGKLAVLEAQGLGLGFCESPWESMEWLDLTPPGSTFQSAVPPAATHTHNIFSSEFLDAADISLNLDQW from the exons acgGTGACGGTCCTGCAGTAGACACACACTCCAGACTGAAGAGAGTCAGACTGACAGAGCAGAACATGAGCCCGGTTCAGGAGGACACAGACACAG tGAATGATGGGTCGCAGCAGGACTCGTATGCGTTCGAGGAGGACAGTAGCAGTGAAGAGTCGCTCCTGGAGAACAAGAGCAGCGGATCCTGTTCACCTGCAGCAGAGAGCAGCCGTCAACAT GGCTCTCAAATTAAAGACGGCAGCTCTCAAAATCAAGACGAGAACATGACGAACGGCCAGGAAAACCCACCGGTTCCAGTTCCTGCAATAGTCAAG TCTAAAATGTCTGAGAAGAACCGACACAAGAAGCCCAAAGACATGAAGCCCAAAGTGAAGAAGCTGAAGTATCACCAGTACATTCCTCCAGACCAGAAGGCGGAGCGTTCTCCAGCGCCGCAGATGGACTCGGCGTATGCGCGCCTGCTGCAGCAACAGCAGCTCTTCCTGCAGCTGCAGATCCTCAGCCAGCAGAAGCAGCAGATGCAGACGCAGCAGACGCATGCGCAGATGCAGACGCAGCAGAGCTTCAGCTACCACACActcggcacacacacacacaacaa gcaggCGAGTGAAGCGCAGGCCTCGTGCAGCTCCAGTGTTCACACCagcaccagcagcagcagcagcaactcATCATCTCCAGTGAAGAACAGCTACTGCTCCTCCATCAGCCCCGTCCGGCCCGCACCGCTGCCCGCTAACCTGGACGACCTGAAG gTGTCAGAGTTGCGTCAGCAGCTGCGTGTGCGTGGTCTTCCGGTGTCCGGGACTAAAACTGCCCTGATCCAGCGTCTGCGGCCCTTCAGAGACTCCAGCTGCGGCTCTCCGTTGGGCCCCGGGGATCCCGGCTCCTCCACATTCCCAGCGTCCTCCTTCCAGCCTCCTCCACCCTCCGCCGGCCTCCACCCATTCTGCAGCTCCACTCCGCCCGCGTCTCCGGCTTCCTCTGATCTCTCCATCAGCGCAGACAGCTTCAGCGATGCCACCGTGTCACCATTCGGCACGCAGCCGTCTCCggcacacactgaacacacaccgGACGCAGAGAAGGACAAGATGCTGCTGGAGAAACAGAAG GTGATCGAGGAGCTGATGTGGCGGCTGCAGCAGGAGCAGCGGCAGGTGGAGGAGCTGCGCACGCAACTGCACAGGCGGAGGCTGgagccgcacacacacacacacacacccttctgCAGCGCGGTGGTCAAGCAGGAGCCGCTGTCCTCCAGCTGTGTGGAGCTGCAGACGTCTGGGGGTGTGTGTGCGTTCCTCAGTCCGCAGTGTTCTCCGCAAGAGCCTCCGCTCAATAAACCCTGCAGCAGCCCCCAGTCCACACACACATCGCCTGCGCACACAcacctgctcacacacacactcaaccacAACAACACCAACAGCAGCAGCCGGAGCGGCATACAG ctccAGCAGAAGAGCTCTGCACCGCCTCTGAGCTGCTCGTACTCGTCTGAGCAGAGACCCGTCCAGCTTTACTGCAGTCCATCAGAAAACAGCGTCAGTTCCAGAGCTGCAGCCAAGAGCAGGAGCGCCGCACCGCAGAGA GAGGCTCGGTCCCCGTCGTCTCCCGCTGTCTTCTGTAGTTCAGATTGTCCTGCATCTGTCAGTAAGCGGCCGCCGTGTTACCAGGATGCTGTCAAACAG cagatggtgcgCAGTCAGCAGATGGATGAGCTTCTGGACGTCCTCATCGAGAGCGGAG TTTCCCCGAGCGGCGGCCGCTTCCACCGACCATACGACACTCACACAGACGTCCAGCTGGAGGCGCTGCTGCAccgcacacactcacagacacacacgcagacacacataGACCCGAGCGCACCGGCGGAGTTGCTGATGGAGCCGCTGTCGCCCTCTGCTGGTAAGCTGGCGGTGCTGGAGGCTCAGGGTCTGGGTCTGGGCTTCTGCGAGTCCCCCTGGGAGAGCATGGAGTGGCTGGATCTGACGCCGCCGGGCTCCACCTTCCAGAGCGCCGTCCCGCccgcagccacacacacacacaacatcttCAGCTCCGAGTTCCTGGACGCGGCGGACATCAGCCTCAACCTCGACCAGTggtga
- the myocd gene encoding myocardin isoform X4 translates to MRILHDGDGPAVDTHSRLKRVRLTEQNMSPVQEDTDTVNDGSQQDSYAFEEDSSSEESLLENKSSGSCSPAAESSRQHGSQIKDGSSQNQDENMTNGQENPPVPVPAIVKSKMSEKNRHKKPKDMKPKVKKLKYHQYIPPDQKAERSPAPQMDSAYARLLQQQQLFLQLQILSQQKQQMQTQQTHAQMQTQQSFSYHTLGTHTHNKQASEAQASCSSSVHTSTSSSSSNSSSPVKNSYCSSISPVRPAPLPANLDDLKVSELRQQLRVRGLPVSGTKTALIQRLRPFRDSSCGSPLGPGDPGSSTFPASSFQPPPPSAGLHPFCSSTPPASPASSDLSISADSFSDATVSPFGTQPSPAHTEHTPDAEKDKMLLEKQKVIEELMWRLQQEQRQVEELRTQLHRRRLEPHTHTHTPFCSAVVKQEPLSSSCVELQTSGGVCAFLSPQCSPQEPPLNKPCSSPQSTHTSPAHTHLLTHTLNHNNTNSSSRSGIQLQQKSSAPPLSCSYSSEQRPVQLYCSPSENSVSSRAAAKSRSAAPQREARSPSSPAVFCSSDCPASVSKRPPCYQDAVKQQMVRSQQMDELLDVLIESGVSPSGGRFHRPYDTHTDVQLEALLHRTHSQTHTQTHIDPSAPAELLMEPLSPSAGKLAVLEAQGLGLGFCESPWESMEWLDLTPPGSTFQSAVPPAATHTHNIFSSEFLDAADISLNLDQW, encoded by the exons acgGTGACGGTCCTGCAGTAGACACACACTCCAGACTGAAGAGAGTCAGACTGACAGAGCAGAACATGAGCCCGGTTCAGGAGGACACAGACACAG tGAATGATGGGTCGCAGCAGGACTCGTATGCGTTCGAGGAGGACAGTAGCAGTGAAGAGTCGCTCCTGGAGAACAAGAGCAGCGGATCCTGTTCACCTGCAGCAGAGAGCAGCCGTCAACAT GGCTCTCAAATTAAAGACGGCAGCTCTCAAAATCAAGACGAGAACATGACGAACGGCCAGGAAAACCCACCGGTTCCAGTTCCTGCAATAGTCAAG TCTAAAATGTCTGAGAAGAACCGACACAAGAAGCCCAAAGACATGAAGCCCAAAGTGAAGAAGCTGAAGTATCACCAGTACATTCCTCCAGACCAGAAGGCGGAGCGTTCTCCAGCGCCGCAGATGGACTCGGCGTATGCGCGCCTGCTGCAGCAACAGCAGCTCTTCCTGCAGCTGCAGATCCTCAGCCAGCAGAAGCAGCAGATGCAGACGCAGCAGACGCATGCGCAGATGCAGACGCAGCAGAGCTTCAGCTACCACACActcggcacacacacacacaacaa gcaggCGAGTGAAGCGCAGGCCTCGTGCAGCTCCAGTGTTCACACCagcaccagcagcagcagcagcaactcATCATCTCCAGTGAAGAACAGCTACTGCTCCTCCATCAGCCCCGTCCGGCCCGCACCGCTGCCCGCTAACCTGGACGACCTGAAG gTGTCAGAGTTGCGTCAGCAGCTGCGTGTGCGTGGTCTTCCGGTGTCCGGGACTAAAACTGCCCTGATCCAGCGTCTGCGGCCCTTCAGAGACTCCAGCTGCGGCTCTCCGTTGGGCCCCGGGGATCCCGGCTCCTCCACATTCCCAGCGTCCTCCTTCCAGCCTCCTCCACCCTCCGCCGGCCTCCACCCATTCTGCAGCTCCACTCCGCCCGCGTCTCCGGCTTCCTCTGATCTCTCCATCAGCGCAGACAGCTTCAGCGATGCCACCGTGTCACCATTCGGCACGCAGCCGTCTCCggcacacactgaacacacaccgGACGCAGAGAAGGACAAGATGCTGCTGGAGAAACAGAAG GTGATCGAGGAGCTGATGTGGCGGCTGCAGCAGGAGCAGCGGCAGGTGGAGGAGCTGCGCACGCAACTGCACAGGCGGAGGCTGgagccgcacacacacacacacacacccttctgCAGCGCGGTGGTCAAGCAGGAGCCGCTGTCCTCCAGCTGTGTGGAGCTGCAGACGTCTGGGGGTGTGTGTGCGTTCCTCAGTCCGCAGTGTTCTCCGCAAGAGCCTCCGCTCAATAAACCCTGCAGCAGCCCCCAGTCCACACACACATCGCCTGCGCACACAcacctgctcacacacacactcaaccacAACAACACCAACAGCAGCAGCCGGAGCGGCATACAG ctccAGCAGAAGAGCTCTGCACCGCCTCTGAGCTGCTCGTACTCGTCTGAGCAGAGACCCGTCCAGCTTTACTGCAGTCCATCAGAAAACAGCGTCAGTTCCAGAGCTGCAGCCAAGAGCAGGAGCGCCGCACCGCAGAGA GAGGCTCGGTCCCCGTCGTCTCCCGCTGTCTTCTGTAGTTCAGATTGTCCTGCATCTGTCAGTAAGCGGCCGCCGTGTTACCAGGATGCTGTCAAACAG cagatggtgcgCAGTCAGCAGATGGATGAGCTTCTGGACGTCCTCATCGAGAGCGGAG TTTCCCCGAGCGGCGGCCGCTTCCACCGACCATACGACACTCACACAGACGTCCAGCTGGAGGCGCTGCTGCAccgcacacactcacagacacacacgcagacacacataGACCCGAGCGCACCGGCGGAGTTGCTGATGGAGCCGCTGTCGCCCTCTGCTGGTAAGCTGGCGGTGCTGGAGGCTCAGGGTCTGGGTCTGGGCTTCTGCGAGTCCCCCTGGGAGAGCATGGAGTGGCTGGATCTGACGCCGCCGGGCTCCACCTTCCAGAGCGCCGTCCCGCccgcagccacacacacacacaacatcttCAGCTCCGAGTTCCTGGACGCGGCGGACATCAGCCTCAACCTCGACCAGTggtga